ACAAACACCAATGCGAGCGCAACTACACCCTAGAGGAATTTGCTGGGGATGTGGTGTTTTTGCTTAAAGAAATTGTCAAGCACAAGCAGGAGTTAGAACCCAATATTTTTATCGAATCGGGGCGTTTTATCAGCGCTACACATGCCGTGTTGGTTGCTCCCGTGTTAGAACTTTTTTCTCAAGATTATGATGAGAGCATTTTGCACCTCAAGGAGCACAACCCCCCCCTAGTGGCCGAAATGGAAGATCTTTATCATAATATCAACGCCAAAAACGCCATTGAATACTTGCATGACAGCTTAGAGCATATGGAATCGCTCTTTACGCTTTTTGATTTGGGTTATATTGATCTGCAAGATCGTAGTAATGCGGAAGTGTTGGGACACCTCATCATTAAAAAAGCCATCGGGTTTTTGCGCCACAAGGATCATAACGACATTATCCGCATTCAAGAGCAGGTGCAAGAACGCTATTTGCTCAACTGCTCTTTTTTCCAAAGTTTGCCCGATTATTGGGGCTTGAAACAAAGTTTCCCGGTCATGCCCTTGCACAAACTAGAGAGCGCGCCTACACGAAGTGCGAGCTTGTGGGATATTACTTGTGATAGCGATGGAGAGATCAGTTTTAACAAAAATAAACCCCTCTTTTTGCACGATGTGAATGTGCGCGAGGAGGAGTATTTTTTAGGCTTCTTTCTAGTGGGTGCTTACCAAGAGGTGCTAGGCATGCGCCATAATCTTTTCACTCACCCTACAGAGTGCTGTGTGTATGTGCATGAGGTGGGCGAAAAAGAACCTTATTCTATTGAAAACATCATGCAGGCTCAGACAATCTTAGACGCGTTGGAGGATTTGGACTACGACACTAAAGAGATTGAGCGACTCTTAAAGCAAAAGATCGAAGAGAGCGCGCTTTTAGATTTGGAGGATAAGCAAGAAATACTTGGGCGACTCTATGTGATGCTGAGTGAAAATGGCTATTTGCGCACGCTCGCCCCACAGGAGCAGGTATTAGCGTAATGACAAATCGTTTCAAGATGGGTTTTAGAAATATTTAAAGAGAGTTCTAGCACACTCAAAGGCAGGGGGCAGTCTAGCAGTTTGACTGCGTCTTTAGTAGTAACTAACAGGGAAGTCGCTCCGTGTTGCTCAAAGGCTTTTTGTAAGAGGGTTTGATCAAAATAGGCATGGTCTTTAAAATAGAGTTTGCCCACTACTTCTGGCAAGTAAGGGTCTAAGCGGCTAGGATTAGCGATCGCGCTAACTAAGAGCATTCTAGGGCTAGGATCACGCACCCATACCTTGCGGGTGTAATCTTTCCCCTCTTGCAAGAGCAAATCTGCTTCTTTATAGCCCCCAAAAAACTCCCGATACGCCCCGCTGGGCAACACGAAATCAAAATAAGGCGCGCGTTCTGGCTTGAGCACGATATTTAATTTCTTGTAATTAAAGCGAAACCCATCATCTAATAAAATCACCTGCGCGCCCAACTCTTTAGCCTTTAAAATTCCGGTTTTGCGATCCGCGCTCACCACCACGCTAGCCTTTAAACGACTCGCACACAAAAACGCTTCATCGCCTGCCTCTTTGGGGCTCACTAAAACTTCCCCCCGCTCACTCACTACTACAAGTCCCTTAGAAGCGCGCCCATAGCCCCGACTAACTACGCCCACATGCAAGGGTTCTAAAATTGTGCCTAGCTCTAAAATAAAGGGGGTTTTGCCACTTCCTCCCACCACTAAGTTGCCCACGCTGATAATAGGGATTCCTAAATCCTCATAGGGGGCTAGGGTGCGCTTTAAACGCGCAATACTCCCATAAATGAGCGACACGGGCAAGAGAGTATAGGCTAAGAGTTTCTGCCCCCTACTAGGGGTGTAAAAGTAGTGCTCAAGCCAAGTCATAGGAAACTAGGAGGTTGGCTTTTAAAGGCATTTCTTTGCACCCTAGCTACAATGCTTGCCACCAAGTCGGGCGCAAAACCTAGATTACAGAGCAAATGACTATCAATGCGTGCCGGGTTATCCCAACGCGCGCTGATTTCTTGCAAGAGGGGGTCAATGAGCGCGTAACTAAAGCCTAAATCTGCCTCATCGCTCTGTCCGCTGAAAAGGTCTGCGCTGGGGGCTTTATTTAGGATATTTTTAGGAATGTCTAGCTCTTGAGCTAGGCTATAGACTTGGCTTTTAAAAAGGTGGGCAATGGGATTAATGAGCCATGCCAAATCTCCAAAAAGCGTGCCATAACCTAGCATGATCTCGCTCTTATTGCTCGTGCCCACCACCAACGCGCCAATCTCCATCGAAAAATCATAGAGTAAGTTCATGCGCATGCGCGCACAGAAATTGCCCAGCCGTCCTAAACTCACATGGGGGTTTTGCTCTTTAAATAACGCCTCATAGGGCGCGATGGGGCGTTGTGTGTAGGGAATGCTAAAACGCTCGCAGAGCAAAATCGCATCCTCTGTTGCGCTAGAGGGGTGGATAGCAGGCATCAAAAGCGCATGCGTGGGTAAAACTCTTTGGCACAACACCCCCACCAACGCGCTATCCACCCCCCCGCTCATCCCCACGACAAAACGCTTAAAACCCCTTTGCGCGCTCTGGGTTTGCAAAAATAAGAGGAGTTGATCGAGGGTGTTTTTCATCTAAAAATCCGGTAAAAATTTAGCGCATTTGGGATTAGGAACAATATCCCCAGCGTCATTATACTGCTCAAGCCTACAACCTAAGTAATAAACCTTGCCCTTGGAGTCGTAAATCTCAAAATGCCCGCCTCCATTAATATTAAAGGTGTATTTTTGCCCCTCTAGCATGAAACTCCCCATGATGTGGCAAATCAAATCGTCATAGCCTTCAAGAGGCGAAACCGGATAGGTTTCACTTCTCTTAAAAAACTTTTTTAAGCTCTTGGGGTTAAAGTGCCACGCTAAACACCCCTTAATCTCTTCGCTTCCCTGTATTGCCTTAATTTGCTCTTGGGTGAGGTCTATTTTTACCGGATGAATCACGATCTTTTGAATCTGATCAAAGCCCTTTGTCCATAACCCACACTCCTCCCCCAAAACCTGATAACATTCTTTAACTCGAGCTGAATCTAGGGCATGGAGCACAGACCCAAGTGCCACGATGCAACATGAAAACCCTACCAATCCTTGAATGTTAATACCCATGTTCTACTCCATAACCCCCCATTTTAACACACTTGCGCCTAAAAGGATAGTATTAGACTTTTTCATGTAAAATCCCATTTTGCAATTAAAAAGTGTAGGAGTGATGATGGCGGAGATGAATCGGCGCGATTTTTTAAGCATGGCTTTAGCTGGGGTAGCGGGCGCAGGCGCGATCGCTAGCTTGGTTGCCATGAAAAAAACTTGGGACCCCTTGCCTAGTGTGGTTTCAGCGGGCTTTACAAGTGTGGATGTGAGTAATATGAAAGATGGGGAGTTTTCTAGCGTGGAGTGGCGGGGCAAACCGGTGTATATCATCAAAAAAACCCCTCAAGATGCCTTTGATCCTAAGCGCGACTTCAAAATTCAGGATGGAGTTTTCACCGTAGGGATTCAAATTTGCACGCATTTAGGCTGTATCCCTAATTTTGAATCCAACCAACAAGGCTTTTTATGCCCCTGCCATGGCGGGCGTTTTACTAGCAATGGGGTGAATATCCCGGGCACCCCACCTCCTCGCCCCTTTGAAATCCCCCCTTTCAAATTAGAGGGTTCTAAGATCACCTTTGGCGAAGTGGGGCCAGAGTATAAAAATATGGTCGCGCACGCGTAAAGGATAGAATATGGCAGAAATAAAGAAAGCAACGGGGGTTGTGGATTGGCTAGATCAACGCTTAGGGGTGAAGAAACTTACCAAAGTGTTGGCAACAGAATATTGGATTCCCAAAAACATTAACTTTTTATGGGCGATGGGGGTGATCTTGCTCACCCTTTTTGGTCTGTTGGTCATCTCGGGGATTTTCCTTTTAATGTATTATAAACCCGATGCCAAGCTCGCCTATGACAGCGTGAATTTTACCATCATGCAAGAGGTCGCTTACGGCTGGCTTTGGCGGCACATCCACGCCACAGCGGCTAGCATGATCTTTGTAATTCTCTATATCCACATGTTTGTAGCGATCTACTATGGCTCTTATAAAAAGGGTCGGGAGATGATTTGGATTAGTGGCATGCTTTTATTTGTGATCTTTAGTGCAGAGGCCTTTAGTGGCTACATGCTACCTTGGGGGCAGATGAGCTATTGGGCAGCCTCTGTTATTACTGAACTTTTTGGCAAAATCCCCGTGATTGGTCCTGACTTGCTCGTGTGGATTAGAGGGAACTATGTCGTAGCCGATGCGACCCTCACACGCTTTTTTATGTTGCATGTCTTTTTATTGCCTGTAGTGATCTTAACTATTGTGGGCATGCACTTTTATTCCTTGCGTATCCCCCATGTCAATAACCAAGAGGGCGAAGTGTTAGATTTTGAAGCCGAAGAGAAGAAATTTAAGGAGGGCAAAAAGAAAGAATCTAAAGTCATTCCCTTTTGGCCTGTCTTCCTCTCCAAAGATATTTTTGTAGTCTGCGCGTTCATGGTCTTTTTCTTTTACTTGGTGTGCTACCACTACGAGTTTGCGATGGATCCTATCAACTTCGAGCGCGCCAATAGCCTTAAAACCCCGCACCATATTTACCCCGAGTGGTATTTTCTATGGAGCTATGAAGTGCTACGCGGTTTCTTCTTTAATGGCAATTTAGGACTGGTCGCTTTTGGTGTGGCGCAAGTGATCTTCTTCCTCTTGCCCTTCCTGGATAATAGTCCTGTGGTCAAGCCCGCCCACCAACGCAAGGCGTTTCAAGTTTGGTTTTGGGTGTTAGTGATTGACATGGTGGTGCTAACCATTTATGGCAAACTCCCCCCCGTGGGCAATAATAAGTATGTGGGCTTTGTGGCTTCCATCGTCTTTTTGGCTCTCTTCTTTGTGGTCTTACCGCTCATTGCGCGCGCTGAAAAGAAAAGGGGGGCGTAATGAAAGAATTGAAGATCTTAGCTATTTTGGTTGTGGTGATTGGCGCGCTCTATTGGGGTGTGGAGCCCTACGCCCATAGCGTGATGGAGCCCAAAATGCCCCCGGCTGATTTTGCCTTTAAGGATTTAAAGCCCATTGATTTGAGTAAGGGCGATGCGGCTAAGGGTAAGGATTTAGTCGCGCAAAACTGCGTGGCCTGCCATAGCATTGAAAGCCAAAAAATCCCCGCCCCTATGGACCATGCGAGTGCTGGAGCAAGCTTTGGGGTTGTGCCCCCCGATCTCTCCCATGTGGGCAGTGTGCTAAACCCCCAATTCTTAGCCCATTTTATCAAAGACCCTGTCAAGACTGCCAAACTTTCGCATAAATACAAGGACGATAACCCCTATCCCATGCCTGCTTTTGCGCAGTTTAGCGATCAAGACTTGTCCGACATTGTGGCGTATCTAACTTCTATCGCGCCTAAAAAATTGGAAGATAAAGAAGTCTTTGCTCAAGCCTGCCAGCGTTGCCATAGCATTGCATACGACAAAGAGCACGCGCTCAGTGATCCTAAAGACTTGCACCGCTACTTGGGCGCAGAGGTCCCCGATCTCTCTATGATGATTCGCTCGCTCGGGCGCGAAAAACTCGAGGTCTTTATCAACGATCCTCAAAAACTCTTACCCGGGACAGCCATGCCTAGAGTGGGCTTGAATAAAGAGTCTCAAGAGCAAATTGTCAATTACTTAGAAAAGGTGGGCGATAGCAAGAAACACCAAAGAGACGCGCTAGGCATTAAAATCATGGTCTTCTTTGCCGTGATGACCTTGCTTGCCTATGTGTGGAAACAAAAGGTGTGGCGCGAAGTGCATTAAAACAAAGGGGGGTTAGCGCGCAACGCGCGCTAGAAATTTTTTAACCATGTTTTAATGTAATGTTGTAGGTCGCTCACACCCACGCGATCCTGATGCACAAGGGGCTTACTTAAGAGCTCTTGCACGCTGGCTGGGGGGGTGATCCCCTCTTTGGCTAAAACTTGTAAAGCTTCCTGATCGTCTTTGGCTTGTTTGCCTAGAGCTAGGGCGGTGGTGTGGGCAAATTTGCTCCACGAGGCAGTGGAAACCACTACACAGGGTAGGCGACTCTTAAGGCGTTCGTAAGCATAAAGCGCGGTAGCGGTGTGGGGGTCTGCTAGGTAGTGGTGATCGCCATAAATGCGTGCGATGGTGTCTAAACAATGCGCGTCATCACAGCTAAACGCCTCAAAATGCGCGCGCAAGCTCTGTAGCTCGCTAGAAGTGAGGGCGTAATATTTTTGATCTTGGAGTTGCTGCATGCACTCCTTAGTGCGTGCAGAGCCAAAGAGAGCAAACAGCAGGCGTTCCACATTGGAACTTTTGAGAATGTCCATGGCTGGGGAGGGGGTTTTGAGCAAACTACGGGAGCGCAGATCATAAACCCCTGTATTAAAAAACTCGGTGAGCACATCATTAGCATTAGACACCACGCTGATTTTTTCCACAGGTAAGCCCATCGCTTTAGCATAGAACGCGCCTAGAGCGTTGCCAAAATTCCCGCTAGGAATGAGAATTTTAATAGGATCGCTATAGGTAATCGTCCTTTGGCGCACCAACTCCAAATATCCCCAAATGTGATAGACCATCTGGAAGATGATACGCCCAAAATTGATCGAATTGGCTACGCTCAAATGCAAGTCTTTTTGAGCTAAATGTGCTTGAAAAGATTCATCGGCTAAAAGGGCTTTAAGCGCGCTTTGAGCGTCATCAAAATTTCCCTCCAATCCGACTACCTTGAGATTGGGTGCGTCCATGCTCTGCATTTGCAAAGCTTGGATTAGGCTTGTACCCTCAGCTGGATACAAACAAAAGACGTAGGTATTAGGCAGATTAGCAAAGCTAGCCAAAGTCGCTGGACCTGTATCCCCGCTAGTGGCCACCATAATGAGATACTTTTCATCGCGCGCTTGAGCCAATCCTGAGAGCAACACCCCAAAGGGCTGGAGTGCCATGTCTTTAAAAGCTAGAGTGGGGCCATGAAAAAGTTCTAAGACATGCAGGGTGGGTTTAAGCGTGCGCAAAGGGGCAAGAGCCTCAAAGGCATGATAACGATCGAGAGCTACTTCTAAGAGATCGGGATCAAGATCAAGTTCTAGGACCTGAAAGAGTGTGCGGGCTAGTTGGGTGTAATTCAAGTTTAGATAGCCTGAAAAGTCTATTTGGGGCAGACTTTGAGGGGCACAAAGCCCGCTACTTTGAGCCGGATTGAGTAGAGAATCTGTAAAGCTACCTAGAGAATGGGCATCTCGTGTATCTATCATGTGTGCCATGTTTTTTCCTTTATGCGTGGGGATAATTTGGCAATAACTTTAGTATAATAGCCCTTTATTTTCAGCCTATGGAGTGTCTATGTCCGCTTTGCCGCCTAAAAAAGCTTCTTCTGCGCCCGCAGCAATCAAATTGCGCCGTGTGGGGCTTTTTGAAACAGCTACCAATACTCAGAGTCTCTCTGTAAGGGGTTTGCTAGAAGGCGTTAATGACATGGGAAATTTCATTGTCAATATGAAAAAACATGTCAAAATGGGCGAAAAGCCAGAGGTGAATTGGATCATTGACACCATTTGCGATCACAGAGGGGATAAACTCTTACACAAAAGTGGCATCGCCTCATGCCCGCATTGTGCATGGAATCTCCATCTTAACACTTTAAGCTATGACAATGGACGCAAAAAACAACCCCTCAAATACCGCCTAGAGGGGCGCACCCTCCAAATAGAAACTTCTACAGATTTAGCCAACCCCTATCAATCCAGTTTTAAGGGAGACTTTAAAATCCGCTATCTCAACCACGCCTGTTTGTATATTGAAGCAGGAGGGGTTAAATTCATCACCGATCCATGGTTGCTAGGTCCTGCTTTTTTAGGGGGAGGCTATTTAGAAAAAGCGAGTTGTAAAGAAGCGGTGCATTGCTTGGTGCAGGCAGATTTTATTTTTATTTCCTCAAATCGTTCTAGTTGTTTGCACCCCCAAACTTTAGCTTTTGTGCCTAAGAGTAAGCCTTTTATCGTGGGCAATTTTCCCTCTAAGAGTGTGGTGCGCGCGCTCAAAAACTTAGGTTTTTCTAATATCTTTCCTTTGGAGTTTCAAGAAATTTATGAGTTTAACTCTTCTTTTCAATTTAGTGTGTTGAAAGCCGGGGATGGTTCTGAGGAATGCGGGCTGTATTTGTGTCTTTGTGGGCATGATGTG
This portion of the Helicobacter felis ATCC 49179 genome encodes:
- the speA gene encoding arginine decarboxylase produces the protein MQTYGLDYWGRENFLIDEGLVKVNAGARPSLIDIVQDMREQGFKGPLLLRFPHLISKQVNKLFNMFSQAIEQYHYSGAFKAVFPLKVNHMPHFVLPLVEISKRFKGCYGLEAGSKAELILAMSYVQEGAPITVNGFKDREMIELGFIAASMGADITLTIEGLNELKTILEVARARGIGSNKLCPKIGIRVRLHSSGVGMWAKSTGIHAKFGLASTELLEAMRLLEDHALLAQLRMIHFHIGSQISDITPLKKALKEAGNIYAELRKMGAFNLDSVNIGGGLAIEYAQHKHQCERNYTLEEFAGDVVFLLKEIVKHKQELEPNIFIESGRFISATHAVLVAPVLELFSQDYDESILHLKEHNPPLVAEMEDLYHNINAKNAIEYLHDSLEHMESLFTLFDLGYIDLQDRSNAEVLGHLIIKKAIGFLRHKDHNDIIRIQEQVQERYLLNCSFFQSLPDYWGLKQSFPVMPLHKLESAPTRSASLWDITCDSDGEISFNKNKPLFLHDVNVREEEYFLGFFLVGAYQEVLGMRHNLFTHPTECCVYVHEVGEKEPYSIENIMQAQTILDALEDLDYDTKEIERLLKQKIEESALLDLEDKQEILGRLYVMLSENGYLRTLAPQEQVLA
- a CDS encoding tetraacyldisaccharide 4'-kinase, with amino-acid sequence MTWLEHYFYTPSRGQKLLAYTLLPVSLIYGSIARLKRTLAPYEDLGIPIISVGNLVVGGSGKTPFILELGTILEPLHVGVVSRGYGRASKGLVVVSERGEVLVSPKEAGDEAFLCASRLKASVVVSADRKTGILKAKELGAQVILLDDGFRFNYKKLNIVLKPERAPYFDFVLPSGAYREFFGGYKEADLLLQEGKDYTRKVWVRDPSPRMLLVSAIANPSRLDPYLPEVVGKLYFKDHAYFDQTLLQKAFEQHGATSLLVTTKDAVKLLDCPLPLSVLELSLNISKTHLETICHYANTCSCGASVRK
- the nadE gene encoding NAD(+) synthase, whose translation is MKNTLDQLLLFLQTQSAQRGFKRFVVGMSGGVDSALVGVLCQRVLPTHALLMPAIHPSSATEDAILLCERFSIPYTQRPIAPYEALFKEQNPHVSLGRLGNFCARMRMNLLYDFSMEIGALVVGTSNKSEIMLGYGTLFGDLAWLINPIAHLFKSQVYSLAQELDIPKNILNKAPSADLFSGQSDEADLGFSYALIDPLLQEISARWDNPARIDSHLLCNLGFAPDLVASIVARVQRNAFKSQPPSFL
- the petA gene encoding ubiquinol-cytochrome c reductase iron-sulfur subunit; amino-acid sequence: MAEMNRRDFLSMALAGVAGAGAIASLVAMKKTWDPLPSVVSAGFTSVDVSNMKDGEFSSVEWRGKPVYIIKKTPQDAFDPKRDFKIQDGVFTVGIQICTHLGCIPNFESNQQGFLCPCHGGRFTSNGVNIPGTPPPRPFEIPPFKLEGSKITFGEVGPEYKNMVAHA
- a CDS encoding cytochrome b — translated: MAEIKKATGVVDWLDQRLGVKKLTKVLATEYWIPKNINFLWAMGVILLTLFGLLVISGIFLLMYYKPDAKLAYDSVNFTIMQEVAYGWLWRHIHATAASMIFVILYIHMFVAIYYGSYKKGREMIWISGMLLFVIFSAEAFSGYMLPWGQMSYWAASVITELFGKIPVIGPDLLVWIRGNYVVADATLTRFFMLHVFLLPVVILTIVGMHFYSLRIPHVNNQEGEVLDFEAEEKKFKEGKKKESKVIPFWPVFLSKDIFVVCAFMVFFFYLVCYHYEFAMDPINFERANSLKTPHHIYPEWYFLWSYEVLRGFFFNGNLGLVAFGVAQVIFFLLPFLDNSPVVKPAHQRKAFQVWFWVLVIDMVVLTIYGKLPPVGNNKYVGFVASIVFLALFFVVLPLIARAEKKRGA
- a CDS encoding c-type cytochrome, with the translated sequence MKELKILAILVVVIGALYWGVEPYAHSVMEPKMPPADFAFKDLKPIDLSKGDAAKGKDLVAQNCVACHSIESQKIPAPMDHASAGASFGVVPPDLSHVGSVLNPQFLAHFIKDPVKTAKLSHKYKDDNPYPMPAFAQFSDQDLSDIVAYLTSIAPKKLEDKEVFAQACQRCHSIAYDKEHALSDPKDLHRYLGAEVPDLSMMIRSLGREKLEVFINDPQKLLPGTAMPRVGLNKESQEQIVNYLEKVGDSKKHQRDALGIKIMVFFAVMTLLAYVWKQKVWREVH
- the thrC gene encoding threonine synthase — encoded protein: MAHMIDTRDAHSLGSFTDSLLNPAQSSGLCAPQSLPQIDFSGYLNLNYTQLARTLFQVLELDLDPDLLEVALDRYHAFEALAPLRTLKPTLHVLELFHGPTLAFKDMALQPFGVLLSGLAQARDEKYLIMVATSGDTGPATLASFANLPNTYVFCLYPAEGTSLIQALQMQSMDAPNLKVVGLEGNFDDAQSALKALLADESFQAHLAQKDLHLSVANSINFGRIIFQMVYHIWGYLELVRQRTITYSDPIKILIPSGNFGNALGAFYAKAMGLPVEKISVVSNANDVLTEFFNTGVYDLRSRSLLKTPSPAMDILKSSNVERLLFALFGSARTKECMQQLQDQKYYALTSSELQSLRAHFEAFSCDDAHCLDTIARIYGDHHYLADPHTATALYAYERLKSRLPCVVVSTASWSKFAHTTALALGKQAKDDQEALQVLAKEGITPPASVQELLSKPLVHQDRVGVSDLQHYIKTWLKNF